The Streptomyces sp. R28 region CCTCCGGATGTGGCTCCAGACGGACCAGCCCCTTGGCCTCCAGCAGGGCGACGATGCGGGTCATCGAGGGCGGCTGGACGTGCTCCTTGCGGGCGAGCTCACCGGGGGTGGCCTTGCCGCAGAGGGAGAGGGTGCCCAGCACCGACATCTCGGTGGGGCTCAGCGACTCGTCGACCCGCTGGTGCTTGAGCCGGCGTGACAGTCGCATCACGGCGGAGCGCAGAGAGTTCACGGCGGCAGCATCGTCGCCATGGGTAAGGTCCGACATGTTCTTTAGCATAACTCATTACCCTGACTAAAGACCACCGGGTTCGGTATCACTCATTCGGGTGGTCCCGTGGCAGAACGTGACACGGCGGACCGGCGGGTGCCGCAACCCTCGTGTCCATGGGGACCAGCGTGCTCAGCCTGCGGATAGACCACGAGCTGCTCGAACGACTCCGAGAGCACGC contains the following coding sequences:
- a CDS encoding MarR family winged helix-turn-helix transcriptional regulator, whose product is MSDLTHGDDAAAVNSLRSAVMRLSRRLKHQRVDESLSPTEMSVLGTLSLCGKATPGELARKEHVQPPSMTRIVALLEAKGLVRLEPHPEDRRQKVVTKTEQAEAMLEESRRKRNAFLAVLVDGLDEDEWAKLRAAAPVLEKLAHL